One segment of Macrotis lagotis isolate mMagLag1 chromosome 1, bilby.v1.9.chrom.fasta, whole genome shotgun sequence DNA contains the following:
- the SEPTIN8 gene encoding septin-8 isoform X2, translated as MKRRISYSAVTSKLLDLEGDLMARTSKVQAGKEEMRPLTLGGHVGFDSLPDQLVSKSVSQGFSFNILCVGETGIGKSTLMNTLFNTVFETEESEHYETCVHLRPRTYDLQESNVHLKLTIVDAVGFGDQINKDERPIVDYIDTQFENYLQEELKIQRSLFDYHDTRIHVCLYFITPTGHSLKSLDLVTMKKLDSKVNIIPIIAKADTISKSELHKFKNKIMSELDKNGVQIYQFPTDDEAVSEINAVMNAHLPFAVVGSTDEVKVGNKLVRARQYPWGIVQVENESHCDFMKLREMLIRVNMEDLREQTHSRHYELYRRHKLEEMGFQDTAAESKPISLQETYETRRKEFLCELQKKEEEMRQMFVNKVKETELELKEKEKELHERFETLKRTHQEEKRKVEEKRRQLEEDKIAFCRRKAAVEAMQAQALQATSQQPLRRDKDKRNCKVMITKSNVEPLKYSSWWQIIQCCCNCLVKNPAGQERFL; from the exons TGACCTCCAAGCTTCTGGATCTAGAAGGGGATCTCATGGCAAGAACCTCGAAAGTACAGGCAGGG AAAGAAGAAATGCGCCCCCTCACACTGGGAGGCCATGTGGGCTTTGACAGTCTCCCAGATCAGCTGGTCAGTAAATCCGTTTCTCAAGGCTTCAGCTTCAACATCCTCTGTGTGG GGGAGACAGGCATTGGAAAGTCTACACTAATGAACACACTCTTCAACACGGTCTTTGAGACAGAAGAATCTGAACACTATGAGACCTGTGTACACCTTCGGCCACGTACCTATGATCTCCAGGAGAGTAATGTGCACCTCAAGTTGACCATTGTGGATGCAGTTGGATTTGGAGACCAGATCAATAAGGATGAGAG GCCTATAGTTGACTACATCGATACGCAGTTTGAAAACTACTTGCAGGAGGAGCTAAAGATTCAGCGCTCTCTATTTGACTATCATGACACAAGGATCCATGTCTGTCTCTATTTCATCACTCCCACTGGACATTCCCTCAAGTCTCTGGACCTGGTGACCATGAAAAAGTTGGACAGCAAG GTGAACATTATCCCTATCATTGCCAAAGCTGATACCATTTCAAAGAGTGAACTGCACAAGTTTAAGAACAAGATCATGAGCGAGCTGGACAAAAATGGGGTCCAGATCTACCAGTTCCCAACAGATGATGAAGCAGTGTCAGAGATCAATGCTGTCATGAAT GCCCATCTGCCATTTGCTGTGGTTGGCAGTACTGATGAGGTAAAAGTTGGGAACAAACTGGTTCGAGCTCGGCAGTACCCCTGGGGTATTGTGCAAG TGGAGAATGAGAGTCACTGTGACTTTATGAAACTACGAGAGATGCTGATCCGTGTGAACATGGAGGATCTTCGAGAACAGACACATAGCAGGCACTATGAACTGTACCGGCGCCATAAGCTTGAAGAGATGGGTTTCCAGGACACAGCTGCAGAGAGCAAGCCTATCAG TCTCCAGGAAACCTATGAGACTAGGAGGAAGGAGTTCCTGTGTGAGCTgcagaagaaagaggaagagatgagaCAGATGTTTGTAAACAAGGTGAAGGAGACAGAACTGGAactgaaggagaaggaaaaggag CTTCATGAGAGATTTGAGACCTTAAAGAGGACCCACCAGGAAGAAAAGCGGAAGGTAGAGGAAAAGCGACGACAACTGGAGGAAGACAAAATTGCCTTCTGCCGGAGGAAGGCAGCTGTGGAGGCTATGCAGGCCCAAGCCTTACAGGCCACCTCACAGCAGCCACTGAGAAGGGACAAAGATAAGAGAAA ttgtAAAGTGATGATCACAAAGTCCAACGTGGAGCCCTTAAAGTACAGTAGCTGGTGGCAAATCATACAGTGCTGCTGCAACTGCCTGGTCAAGAATCCAGCGGGGCAGGAACGATTCCTCTGA
- the SEPTIN8 gene encoding septin-8 isoform X6 translates to MKRRISYSAVTSKLLDLEGDLMARTSKVQAGKEEMRPLTLGGHVGFDSLPDQLVSKSVSQGFSFNILCVGETGIGKSTLMNTLFNTVFETEESEHYETCVHLRPRTYDLQESNVHLKLTIVDAVGFGDQINKDERPIVDYIDTQFENYLQEELKIQRSLFDYHDTRIHVCLYFITPTGHSLKSLDLVTMKKLDSKVNIIPIIAKADTISKSELHKFKNKIMSELDKNGVQIYQFPTDDEAVSEINAVMNAHLPFAVVGSTDEVKVGNKLVRARQYPWGIVQVENESHCDFMKLREMLIRVNMEDLREQTHSRHYELYRRHKLEEMGFQDTAAESKPISLQETYETRRKEFLCELQKKEEEMRQMFVNKVKETELELKEKEKELHERFETLKRTHQEEKRKVEEKRRQLEEDKIAFCRRKAAVEAMQAQALQATSQQPLRRDKDKRKTSGWSSIYSVTIS, encoded by the exons TGACCTCCAAGCTTCTGGATCTAGAAGGGGATCTCATGGCAAGAACCTCGAAAGTACAGGCAGGG AAAGAAGAAATGCGCCCCCTCACACTGGGAGGCCATGTGGGCTTTGACAGTCTCCCAGATCAGCTGGTCAGTAAATCCGTTTCTCAAGGCTTCAGCTTCAACATCCTCTGTGTGG GGGAGACAGGCATTGGAAAGTCTACACTAATGAACACACTCTTCAACACGGTCTTTGAGACAGAAGAATCTGAACACTATGAGACCTGTGTACACCTTCGGCCACGTACCTATGATCTCCAGGAGAGTAATGTGCACCTCAAGTTGACCATTGTGGATGCAGTTGGATTTGGAGACCAGATCAATAAGGATGAGAG GCCTATAGTTGACTACATCGATACGCAGTTTGAAAACTACTTGCAGGAGGAGCTAAAGATTCAGCGCTCTCTATTTGACTATCATGACACAAGGATCCATGTCTGTCTCTATTTCATCACTCCCACTGGACATTCCCTCAAGTCTCTGGACCTGGTGACCATGAAAAAGTTGGACAGCAAG GTGAACATTATCCCTATCATTGCCAAAGCTGATACCATTTCAAAGAGTGAACTGCACAAGTTTAAGAACAAGATCATGAGCGAGCTGGACAAAAATGGGGTCCAGATCTACCAGTTCCCAACAGATGATGAAGCAGTGTCAGAGATCAATGCTGTCATGAAT GCCCATCTGCCATTTGCTGTGGTTGGCAGTACTGATGAGGTAAAAGTTGGGAACAAACTGGTTCGAGCTCGGCAGTACCCCTGGGGTATTGTGCAAG TGGAGAATGAGAGTCACTGTGACTTTATGAAACTACGAGAGATGCTGATCCGTGTGAACATGGAGGATCTTCGAGAACAGACACATAGCAGGCACTATGAACTGTACCGGCGCCATAAGCTTGAAGAGATGGGTTTCCAGGACACAGCTGCAGAGAGCAAGCCTATCAG TCTCCAGGAAACCTATGAGACTAGGAGGAAGGAGTTCCTGTGTGAGCTgcagaagaaagaggaagagatgagaCAGATGTTTGTAAACAAGGTGAAGGAGACAGAACTGGAactgaaggagaaggaaaaggag CTTCATGAGAGATTTGAGACCTTAAAGAGGACCCACCAGGAAGAAAAGCGGAAGGTAGAGGAAAAGCGACGACAACTGGAGGAAGACAAAATTGCCTTCTGCCGGAGGAAGGCAGCTGTGGAGGCTATGCAGGCCCAAGCCTTACAGGCCACCTCACAGCAGCCACTGAGAAGGGACAAAGATAAGAGAAA aaccaGTGGTTGGTCTTCCATTTATAGTGTCACCATCTCTTGA
- the SEPTIN8 gene encoding septin-8 isoform X5, producing the protein MKRRISYSAVTSKLLDLEGDLMARTSKVQAGKEEMRPLTLGGHVGFDSLPDQLVSKSVSQGFSFNILCVGETGIGKSTLMNTLFNTVFETEESEHYETCVHLRPRTYDLQESNVHLKLTIVDAVGFGDQINKDESYRPIVDYIDTQFENYLQEELKIQRSLFDYHDTRIHVCLYFITPTGHSLKSLDLVTMKKLDSKVNIIPIIAKADTISKSELHKFKNKIMSELDKNGVQIYQFPTDDEAVSEINAVMNAHLPFAVVGSTDEVKVGNKLVRARQYPWGIVQVENESHCDFMKLREMLIRVNMEDLREQTHSRHYELYRRHKLEEMGFQDTAAESKPISLQETYETRRKEFLCELQKKEEEMRQMFVNKVKETELELKEKEKELHERFETLKRTHQEEKRKVEEKRRQLEEDKIAFCRRKAAVEAMQAQALQATSQQPLRRDKDKRKTSGWSSIYSVTIS; encoded by the exons TGACCTCCAAGCTTCTGGATCTAGAAGGGGATCTCATGGCAAGAACCTCGAAAGTACAGGCAGGG AAAGAAGAAATGCGCCCCCTCACACTGGGAGGCCATGTGGGCTTTGACAGTCTCCCAGATCAGCTGGTCAGTAAATCCGTTTCTCAAGGCTTCAGCTTCAACATCCTCTGTGTGG GGGAGACAGGCATTGGAAAGTCTACACTAATGAACACACTCTTCAACACGGTCTTTGAGACAGAAGAATCTGAACACTATGAGACCTGTGTACACCTTCGGCCACGTACCTATGATCTCCAGGAGAGTAATGTGCACCTCAAGTTGACCATTGTGGATGCAGTTGGATTTGGAGACCAGATCAATAAGGATGAGAG TTACAGGCCTATAGTTGACTACATCGATACGCAGTTTGAAAACTACTTGCAGGAGGAGCTAAAGATTCAGCGCTCTCTATTTGACTATCATGACACAAGGATCCATGTCTGTCTCTATTTCATCACTCCCACTGGACATTCCCTCAAGTCTCTGGACCTGGTGACCATGAAAAAGTTGGACAGCAAG GTGAACATTATCCCTATCATTGCCAAAGCTGATACCATTTCAAAGAGTGAACTGCACAAGTTTAAGAACAAGATCATGAGCGAGCTGGACAAAAATGGGGTCCAGATCTACCAGTTCCCAACAGATGATGAAGCAGTGTCAGAGATCAATGCTGTCATGAAT GCCCATCTGCCATTTGCTGTGGTTGGCAGTACTGATGAGGTAAAAGTTGGGAACAAACTGGTTCGAGCTCGGCAGTACCCCTGGGGTATTGTGCAAG TGGAGAATGAGAGTCACTGTGACTTTATGAAACTACGAGAGATGCTGATCCGTGTGAACATGGAGGATCTTCGAGAACAGACACATAGCAGGCACTATGAACTGTACCGGCGCCATAAGCTTGAAGAGATGGGTTTCCAGGACACAGCTGCAGAGAGCAAGCCTATCAG TCTCCAGGAAACCTATGAGACTAGGAGGAAGGAGTTCCTGTGTGAGCTgcagaagaaagaggaagagatgagaCAGATGTTTGTAAACAAGGTGAAGGAGACAGAACTGGAactgaaggagaaggaaaaggag CTTCATGAGAGATTTGAGACCTTAAAGAGGACCCACCAGGAAGAAAAGCGGAAGGTAGAGGAAAAGCGACGACAACTGGAGGAAGACAAAATTGCCTTCTGCCGGAGGAAGGCAGCTGTGGAGGCTATGCAGGCCCAAGCCTTACAGGCCACCTCACAGCAGCCACTGAGAAGGGACAAAGATAAGAGAAA aaccaGTGGTTGGTCTTCCATTTATAGTGTCACCATCTCTTGA
- the SEPTIN8 gene encoding septin-8 isoform X8 — MKRRISYSAVTSKLLDLEGDLMARTSKVQAGKEEMRPLTLGGHVGFDSLPDQLVSKSVSQGFSFNILCVGETGIGKSTLMNTLFNTVFETEESEHYETCVHLRPRTYDLQESNVHLKLTIVDAVGFGDQINKDESYRPIVDYIDTQFENYLQEELKIQRSLFDYHDTRIHVCLYFITPTGHSLKSLDLVTMKKLDSKVNIIPIIAKADTISKSELHKFKNKIMSELDKNGVQIYQFPTDDEAVSEINAVMNAHLPFAVVGSTDEVKVGNKLVRARQYPWGIVQVENESHCDFMKLREMLIRVNMEDLREQTHSRHYELYRRHKLEEMGFQDTAAESKPISLQETYETRRKEFLCELQKKEEEMRQMFVNKVKETELELKEKEKELHERFETLKRTHQEEKRKVEEKRRQLEEDKIAFCRRKAAVEAMQAQALQATSQQPLRRDKDKRN, encoded by the exons TGACCTCCAAGCTTCTGGATCTAGAAGGGGATCTCATGGCAAGAACCTCGAAAGTACAGGCAGGG AAAGAAGAAATGCGCCCCCTCACACTGGGAGGCCATGTGGGCTTTGACAGTCTCCCAGATCAGCTGGTCAGTAAATCCGTTTCTCAAGGCTTCAGCTTCAACATCCTCTGTGTGG GGGAGACAGGCATTGGAAAGTCTACACTAATGAACACACTCTTCAACACGGTCTTTGAGACAGAAGAATCTGAACACTATGAGACCTGTGTACACCTTCGGCCACGTACCTATGATCTCCAGGAGAGTAATGTGCACCTCAAGTTGACCATTGTGGATGCAGTTGGATTTGGAGACCAGATCAATAAGGATGAGAG TTACAGGCCTATAGTTGACTACATCGATACGCAGTTTGAAAACTACTTGCAGGAGGAGCTAAAGATTCAGCGCTCTCTATTTGACTATCATGACACAAGGATCCATGTCTGTCTCTATTTCATCACTCCCACTGGACATTCCCTCAAGTCTCTGGACCTGGTGACCATGAAAAAGTTGGACAGCAAG GTGAACATTATCCCTATCATTGCCAAAGCTGATACCATTTCAAAGAGTGAACTGCACAAGTTTAAGAACAAGATCATGAGCGAGCTGGACAAAAATGGGGTCCAGATCTACCAGTTCCCAACAGATGATGAAGCAGTGTCAGAGATCAATGCTGTCATGAAT GCCCATCTGCCATTTGCTGTGGTTGGCAGTACTGATGAGGTAAAAGTTGGGAACAAACTGGTTCGAGCTCGGCAGTACCCCTGGGGTATTGTGCAAG TGGAGAATGAGAGTCACTGTGACTTTATGAAACTACGAGAGATGCTGATCCGTGTGAACATGGAGGATCTTCGAGAACAGACACATAGCAGGCACTATGAACTGTACCGGCGCCATAAGCTTGAAGAGATGGGTTTCCAGGACACAGCTGCAGAGAGCAAGCCTATCAG TCTCCAGGAAACCTATGAGACTAGGAGGAAGGAGTTCCTGTGTGAGCTgcagaagaaagaggaagagatgagaCAGATGTTTGTAAACAAGGTGAAGGAGACAGAACTGGAactgaaggagaaggaaaaggag CTTCATGAGAGATTTGAGACCTTAAAGAGGACCCACCAGGAAGAAAAGCGGAAGGTAGAGGAAAAGCGACGACAACTGGAGGAAGACAAAATTGCCTTCTGCCGGAGGAAGGCAGCTGTGGAGGCTATGCAGGCCCAAGCCTTACAGGCCACCTCACAGCAGCCACTGAGAAGGGACAAAGATAAGAGAAA ttaa
- the SEPTIN8 gene encoding septin-8 isoform X1, whose product MKRRISYSAVTSKLLDLEGDLMARTSKVQAGKEEMRPLTLGGHVGFDSLPDQLVSKSVSQGFSFNILCVGETGIGKSTLMNTLFNTVFETEESEHYETCVHLRPRTYDLQESNVHLKLTIVDAVGFGDQINKDESYRPIVDYIDTQFENYLQEELKIQRSLFDYHDTRIHVCLYFITPTGHSLKSLDLVTMKKLDSKVNIIPIIAKADTISKSELHKFKNKIMSELDKNGVQIYQFPTDDEAVSEINAVMNAHLPFAVVGSTDEVKVGNKLVRARQYPWGIVQVENESHCDFMKLREMLIRVNMEDLREQTHSRHYELYRRHKLEEMGFQDTAAESKPISLQETYETRRKEFLCELQKKEEEMRQMFVNKVKETELELKEKEKELHERFETLKRTHQEEKRKVEEKRRQLEEDKIAFCRRKAAVEAMQAQALQATSQQPLRRDKDKRNCKVMITKSNVEPLKYSSWWQIIQCCCNCLVKNPAGQERFL is encoded by the exons TGACCTCCAAGCTTCTGGATCTAGAAGGGGATCTCATGGCAAGAACCTCGAAAGTACAGGCAGGG AAAGAAGAAATGCGCCCCCTCACACTGGGAGGCCATGTGGGCTTTGACAGTCTCCCAGATCAGCTGGTCAGTAAATCCGTTTCTCAAGGCTTCAGCTTCAACATCCTCTGTGTGG GGGAGACAGGCATTGGAAAGTCTACACTAATGAACACACTCTTCAACACGGTCTTTGAGACAGAAGAATCTGAACACTATGAGACCTGTGTACACCTTCGGCCACGTACCTATGATCTCCAGGAGAGTAATGTGCACCTCAAGTTGACCATTGTGGATGCAGTTGGATTTGGAGACCAGATCAATAAGGATGAGAG TTACAGGCCTATAGTTGACTACATCGATACGCAGTTTGAAAACTACTTGCAGGAGGAGCTAAAGATTCAGCGCTCTCTATTTGACTATCATGACACAAGGATCCATGTCTGTCTCTATTTCATCACTCCCACTGGACATTCCCTCAAGTCTCTGGACCTGGTGACCATGAAAAAGTTGGACAGCAAG GTGAACATTATCCCTATCATTGCCAAAGCTGATACCATTTCAAAGAGTGAACTGCACAAGTTTAAGAACAAGATCATGAGCGAGCTGGACAAAAATGGGGTCCAGATCTACCAGTTCCCAACAGATGATGAAGCAGTGTCAGAGATCAATGCTGTCATGAAT GCCCATCTGCCATTTGCTGTGGTTGGCAGTACTGATGAGGTAAAAGTTGGGAACAAACTGGTTCGAGCTCGGCAGTACCCCTGGGGTATTGTGCAAG TGGAGAATGAGAGTCACTGTGACTTTATGAAACTACGAGAGATGCTGATCCGTGTGAACATGGAGGATCTTCGAGAACAGACACATAGCAGGCACTATGAACTGTACCGGCGCCATAAGCTTGAAGAGATGGGTTTCCAGGACACAGCTGCAGAGAGCAAGCCTATCAG TCTCCAGGAAACCTATGAGACTAGGAGGAAGGAGTTCCTGTGTGAGCTgcagaagaaagaggaagagatgagaCAGATGTTTGTAAACAAGGTGAAGGAGACAGAACTGGAactgaaggagaaggaaaaggag CTTCATGAGAGATTTGAGACCTTAAAGAGGACCCACCAGGAAGAAAAGCGGAAGGTAGAGGAAAAGCGACGACAACTGGAGGAAGACAAAATTGCCTTCTGCCGGAGGAAGGCAGCTGTGGAGGCTATGCAGGCCCAAGCCTTACAGGCCACCTCACAGCAGCCACTGAGAAGGGACAAAGATAAGAGAAA ttgtAAAGTGATGATCACAAAGTCCAACGTGGAGCCCTTAAAGTACAGTAGCTGGTGGCAAATCATACAGTGCTGCTGCAACTGCCTGGTCAAGAATCCAGCGGGGCAGGAACGATTCCTCTGA
- the SEPTIN8 gene encoding septin-8 isoform X3, whose product MARTSKVQAGKEEMRPLTLGGHVGFDSLPDQLVSKSVSQGFSFNILCVGETGIGKSTLMNTLFNTVFETEESEHYETCVHLRPRTYDLQESNVHLKLTIVDAVGFGDQINKDESYRPIVDYIDTQFENYLQEELKIQRSLFDYHDTRIHVCLYFITPTGHSLKSLDLVTMKKLDSKVNIIPIIAKADTISKSELHKFKNKIMSELDKNGVQIYQFPTDDEAVSEINAVMNAHLPFAVVGSTDEVKVGNKLVRARQYPWGIVQVENESHCDFMKLREMLIRVNMEDLREQTHSRHYELYRRHKLEEMGFQDTAAESKPISLQETYETRRKEFLCELQKKEEEMRQMFVNKVKETELELKEKEKELHERFETLKRTHQEEKRKVEEKRRQLEEDKIAFCRRKAAVEAMQAQALQATSQQPLRRDKDKRNCKVMITKSNVEPLKYSSWWQIIQCCCNCLVKNPAGQERFL is encoded by the exons ATGGCAAGAACCTCGAAAGTACAGGCAGGG AAAGAAGAAATGCGCCCCCTCACACTGGGAGGCCATGTGGGCTTTGACAGTCTCCCAGATCAGCTGGTCAGTAAATCCGTTTCTCAAGGCTTCAGCTTCAACATCCTCTGTGTGG GGGAGACAGGCATTGGAAAGTCTACACTAATGAACACACTCTTCAACACGGTCTTTGAGACAGAAGAATCTGAACACTATGAGACCTGTGTACACCTTCGGCCACGTACCTATGATCTCCAGGAGAGTAATGTGCACCTCAAGTTGACCATTGTGGATGCAGTTGGATTTGGAGACCAGATCAATAAGGATGAGAG TTACAGGCCTATAGTTGACTACATCGATACGCAGTTTGAAAACTACTTGCAGGAGGAGCTAAAGATTCAGCGCTCTCTATTTGACTATCATGACACAAGGATCCATGTCTGTCTCTATTTCATCACTCCCACTGGACATTCCCTCAAGTCTCTGGACCTGGTGACCATGAAAAAGTTGGACAGCAAG GTGAACATTATCCCTATCATTGCCAAAGCTGATACCATTTCAAAGAGTGAACTGCACAAGTTTAAGAACAAGATCATGAGCGAGCTGGACAAAAATGGGGTCCAGATCTACCAGTTCCCAACAGATGATGAAGCAGTGTCAGAGATCAATGCTGTCATGAAT GCCCATCTGCCATTTGCTGTGGTTGGCAGTACTGATGAGGTAAAAGTTGGGAACAAACTGGTTCGAGCTCGGCAGTACCCCTGGGGTATTGTGCAAG TGGAGAATGAGAGTCACTGTGACTTTATGAAACTACGAGAGATGCTGATCCGTGTGAACATGGAGGATCTTCGAGAACAGACACATAGCAGGCACTATGAACTGTACCGGCGCCATAAGCTTGAAGAGATGGGTTTCCAGGACACAGCTGCAGAGAGCAAGCCTATCAG TCTCCAGGAAACCTATGAGACTAGGAGGAAGGAGTTCCTGTGTGAGCTgcagaagaaagaggaagagatgagaCAGATGTTTGTAAACAAGGTGAAGGAGACAGAACTGGAactgaaggagaaggaaaaggag CTTCATGAGAGATTTGAGACCTTAAAGAGGACCCACCAGGAAGAAAAGCGGAAGGTAGAGGAAAAGCGACGACAACTGGAGGAAGACAAAATTGCCTTCTGCCGGAGGAAGGCAGCTGTGGAGGCTATGCAGGCCCAAGCCTTACAGGCCACCTCACAGCAGCCACTGAGAAGGGACAAAGATAAGAGAAA ttgtAAAGTGATGATCACAAAGTCCAACGTGGAGCCCTTAAAGTACAGTAGCTGGTGGCAAATCATACAGTGCTGCTGCAACTGCCTGGTCAAGAATCCAGCGGGGCAGGAACGATTCCTCTGA
- the SEPTIN8 gene encoding septin-8 isoform X4, with the protein MAAPELERRSKEEMRPLTLGGHVGFDSLPDQLVSKSVSQGFSFNILCVGETGIGKSTLMNTLFNTVFETEESEHYETCVHLRPRTYDLQESNVHLKLTIVDAVGFGDQINKDESYRPIVDYIDTQFENYLQEELKIQRSLFDYHDTRIHVCLYFITPTGHSLKSLDLVTMKKLDSKVNIIPIIAKADTISKSELHKFKNKIMSELDKNGVQIYQFPTDDEAVSEINAVMNAHLPFAVVGSTDEVKVGNKLVRARQYPWGIVQVENESHCDFMKLREMLIRVNMEDLREQTHSRHYELYRRHKLEEMGFQDTAAESKPISLQETYETRRKEFLCELQKKEEEMRQMFVNKVKETELELKEKEKELHERFETLKRTHQEEKRKVEEKRRQLEEDKIAFCRRKAAVEAMQAQALQATSQQPLRRDKDKRNCKVMITKSNVEPLKYSSWWQIIQCCCNCLVKNPAGQERFL; encoded by the exons AAAGAAGAAATGCGCCCCCTCACACTGGGAGGCCATGTGGGCTTTGACAGTCTCCCAGATCAGCTGGTCAGTAAATCCGTTTCTCAAGGCTTCAGCTTCAACATCCTCTGTGTGG GGGAGACAGGCATTGGAAAGTCTACACTAATGAACACACTCTTCAACACGGTCTTTGAGACAGAAGAATCTGAACACTATGAGACCTGTGTACACCTTCGGCCACGTACCTATGATCTCCAGGAGAGTAATGTGCACCTCAAGTTGACCATTGTGGATGCAGTTGGATTTGGAGACCAGATCAATAAGGATGAGAG TTACAGGCCTATAGTTGACTACATCGATACGCAGTTTGAAAACTACTTGCAGGAGGAGCTAAAGATTCAGCGCTCTCTATTTGACTATCATGACACAAGGATCCATGTCTGTCTCTATTTCATCACTCCCACTGGACATTCCCTCAAGTCTCTGGACCTGGTGACCATGAAAAAGTTGGACAGCAAG GTGAACATTATCCCTATCATTGCCAAAGCTGATACCATTTCAAAGAGTGAACTGCACAAGTTTAAGAACAAGATCATGAGCGAGCTGGACAAAAATGGGGTCCAGATCTACCAGTTCCCAACAGATGATGAAGCAGTGTCAGAGATCAATGCTGTCATGAAT GCCCATCTGCCATTTGCTGTGGTTGGCAGTACTGATGAGGTAAAAGTTGGGAACAAACTGGTTCGAGCTCGGCAGTACCCCTGGGGTATTGTGCAAG TGGAGAATGAGAGTCACTGTGACTTTATGAAACTACGAGAGATGCTGATCCGTGTGAACATGGAGGATCTTCGAGAACAGACACATAGCAGGCACTATGAACTGTACCGGCGCCATAAGCTTGAAGAGATGGGTTTCCAGGACACAGCTGCAGAGAGCAAGCCTATCAG TCTCCAGGAAACCTATGAGACTAGGAGGAAGGAGTTCCTGTGTGAGCTgcagaagaaagaggaagagatgagaCAGATGTTTGTAAACAAGGTGAAGGAGACAGAACTGGAactgaaggagaaggaaaaggag CTTCATGAGAGATTTGAGACCTTAAAGAGGACCCACCAGGAAGAAAAGCGGAAGGTAGAGGAAAAGCGACGACAACTGGAGGAAGACAAAATTGCCTTCTGCCGGAGGAAGGCAGCTGTGGAGGCTATGCAGGCCCAAGCCTTACAGGCCACCTCACAGCAGCCACTGAGAAGGGACAAAGATAAGAGAAA ttgtAAAGTGATGATCACAAAGTCCAACGTGGAGCCCTTAAAGTACAGTAGCTGGTGGCAAATCATACAGTGCTGCTGCAACTGCCTGGTCAAGAATCCAGCGGGGCAGGAACGATTCCTCTGA